From the genome of Gemmatimonadota bacterium, one region includes:
- a CDS encoding family 10 glycosylhydrolase: MMQALRVAVRARVTAGGRSGRVPPLARIATLAAQATLAACATGDAPTGPGITPPPPTPKDTAFVVPAVVREFRGVWIATVGNLDWPSRNSLSSAEQRSELVGLLERASQLGANAVVFQIRVNGERMYAGGAEPWATALAGRTDVDPGYDPLQLAIDSARARGLEVHAWFNPFRAGNASDTARLAPTHFASQRPDLRRVPRDRVTGGGVGLWFDPGEAEVQDHTIAVMADVVQRYDIDALHIDDFFYPYPNGNGALVFPDDSTYARYTRGGGTLTRGDWRRDNINRFVQRMYTEVKRLKPWVRVGISPFGIWRPGNPQGVTGLDAYNDLYADSRLWLQRGWVDYLSPQLYWSIASTGQPFNALLDWWLAQNSMGRHIWPGLAAYRVADGSSSAYSASEIVNQVKTVRQRGGASGTILFRAGSVFDNRDNIFGALVNDAFVTAALPPALTWVDNTPPAAPTLGVTAAGAATWQVAVTPGAGELVRWWWVQWRTRSTADDIRWASRLVPATATAISVPAVNAAGRVDGIVTYAVDRAGNMSSGVTWRAP, from the coding sequence ATGATGCAAGCACTCCGCGTCGCCGTGCGCGCGCGTGTCACCGCTGGTGGTCGGTCGGGGCGCGTGCCACCGCTCGCGCGCATCGCGACGCTGGCTGCCCAGGCGACACTCGCGGCCTGCGCCACCGGCGACGCCCCCACCGGGCCGGGGATCACCCCCCCGCCGCCAACGCCCAAGGACACCGCCTTCGTCGTCCCCGCGGTGGTGCGCGAGTTTCGCGGCGTCTGGATCGCGACGGTGGGCAACCTCGATTGGCCGTCGCGCAATTCGCTGTCGTCCGCCGAGCAGCGCAGCGAGCTGGTGGGGCTCCTCGAGCGCGCCTCGCAGCTCGGCGCCAACGCCGTCGTCTTCCAGATCCGAGTGAACGGCGAGCGGATGTATGCGGGGGGCGCGGAGCCGTGGGCCACCGCGCTCGCCGGCCGCACCGACGTCGACCCCGGCTACGATCCCTTGCAGCTGGCCATCGACTCGGCGCGCGCCCGCGGGCTCGAGGTGCACGCCTGGTTCAACCCGTTCCGCGCCGGCAACGCCAGCGACACCGCGCGCCTCGCCCCCACGCACTTCGCCAGCCAGCGCCCCGACCTGCGCCGCGTCCCGCGCGACCGCGTCACCGGAGGCGGCGTGGGGCTCTGGTTCGACCCGGGAGAGGCGGAGGTGCAGGACCACACCATCGCCGTGATGGCCGACGTCGTGCAGCGTTACGACATCGATGCGCTGCACATCGACGACTTCTTCTATCCGTATCCCAACGGCAACGGAGCGCTCGTCTTTCCTGACGATTCCACGTACGCGCGCTACACGCGCGGCGGCGGGACGCTCACCCGCGGCGACTGGCGGCGCGACAACATCAACCGCTTCGTCCAGCGGATGTACACCGAGGTCAAGCGCCTCAAGCCGTGGGTGCGCGTCGGCATCTCGCCGTTTGGGATCTGGCGCCCCGGCAATCCGCAGGGGGTCACCGGGCTCGATGCCTACAACGACCTCTACGCCGACTCGCGCCTCTGGCTGCAGCGGGGGTGGGTCGACTACCTCTCGCCGCAACTCTACTGGTCCATCGCCTCGACCGGGCAGCCGTTCAATGCCCTGCTGGACTGGTGGCTGGCGCAGAACAGCATGGGGCGCCACATCTGGCCCGGGCTCGCTGCCTATCGAGTGGCCGACGGCTCATCGAGCGCCTACAGTGCGAGCGAGATCGTCAACCAGGTGAAGACGGTGCGGCAGCGGGGCGGGGCATCGGGGACGATCCTCTTTCGCGCCGGCTCGGTCTTCGACAACCGGGACAACATCTTCGGCGCCCTCGTCAACGATGCCTTCGTCACAGCAGCGCTTCCGCCGGCGCTCACCTGGGTCGACAACACTCCGCCAGCTGCACCGACGCTCGGCGTCACCGCCGCTGGCGCCGCCACGTGGCAGGTGGCGGTGACGCCAGGCGCTGGAGAGCTGGTGCGCTGGTGGTGGGTGCAGTGGCGCACGCGATCGACGGCCGACGACATCCGCTGGGCCTCGCGACTGGTGCCGGCCACCGCGACGGCGATCAGCGTCCCCGCCGTGAACGCGGCCGGGCGTGTGGACGGCATCGTGACGTACGCGGTGGACCGTGCGGGGAACATGAGCAGCGGCGTCACGTGGCGCGCACCCTAG
- a CDS encoding Ig-like domain-containing protein has translation MIAPVTRQARLATALAFLSVLASCSADGPAASRCTVSSVRVDPSGVSVAPGATLALTATPTAQGCAASALTPTWSSSDVSVAQVSATGAVTALAPGLATVRATILGVSGTTDVAVVAPVASVLVTPAAATLAPGATLQLTAATLDAQGGTLTGRNVTWSASNATLATVSPTGLVTAVATGGPVTITATSEQRSGTASITIAPPPSIQLSSAAVAFTAVAGGANPAVRSVIITNGGGGTLGGLTAGPVSYTGAATGWLQATLPSPSAAPTATLLLQPIIAALAPGTYSASVPVSAPAASNSPQLVTVTLTVQAPPPAAVVVTPATFLLALGAKQAMTVVVRDAAGAIITGRTVLWSSSNPAVAAVDPATGLVTAASIGVASIIATVDGVSGNAFVYTGTTSAFDGSWRGSAGSGRTFAMTVSLGRVVAVTIALGTPIGSPCALSYTASPLTLISGNAFSFTTSGGTASATVSGNFLSTQSAQGTYGTVTFDRYLCPPNLLVTGTVPGGSWTAAKQ, from the coding sequence ATGATCGCGCCCGTCACTCGTCAGGCACGCCTCGCCACCGCCCTCGCGTTCCTGTCCGTGCTTGCCTCGTGCAGCGCGGATGGCCCGGCCGCGTCGCGGTGCACCGTCTCGAGCGTGCGGGTCGATCCCTCGGGCGTGAGCGTGGCCCCAGGGGCGACGCTGGCGCTCACGGCAACGCCGACGGCGCAGGGCTGCGCGGCCAGCGCCCTCACCCCTACCTGGTCGTCGAGCGACGTCTCGGTCGCCCAGGTCTCCGCGACTGGCGCGGTCACCGCGCTCGCGCCGGGGCTGGCGACGGTGCGCGCCACGATCCTCGGCGTCTCCGGCACCACCGACGTCGCCGTCGTGGCGCCGGTCGCGTCGGTGCTCGTGACCCCGGCCGCCGCCACGCTCGCCCCAGGGGCCACGTTGCAGCTCACGGCCGCCACACTCGATGCCCAGGGGGGCACGCTCACCGGGCGCAACGTGACGTGGAGCGCGTCGAACGCCACCCTCGCGACCGTCTCCCCCACGGGGCTCGTCACCGCCGTCGCCACCGGTGGCCCGGTGACCATCACCGCCACCAGCGAGCAGCGCAGCGGCACGGCCAGCATCACCATCGCCCCGCCGCCCAGCATCCAGCTGTCCAGCGCGGCCGTGGCGTTCACCGCGGTGGCCGGCGGGGCCAACCCGGCGGTGCGTTCGGTGATCATCACCAACGGCGGCGGCGGGACGCTGGGCGGACTCACCGCCGGCCCCGTCAGCTACACCGGCGCCGCCACGGGCTGGCTGCAGGCGACGCTCCCCTCCCCCTCGGCGGCGCCGACGGCCACGCTCCTGCTCCAGCCCATCATCGCGGCGCTGGCGCCTGGGACGTACAGCGCCTCAGTCCCGGTGAGTGCCCCGGCCGCCTCCAACTCCCCGCAGCTTGTCACGGTCACTCTCACGGTGCAGGCGCCCCCCCCTGCGGCGGTCGTGGTGACCCCGGCCACCTTCCTCCTGGCGCTCGGCGCCAAGCAGGCGATGACGGTGGTGGTGCGTGATGCCGCCGGGGCGATCATCACCGGGCGCACCGTGCTGTGGAGCAGCTCCAACCCCGCCGTCGCCGCCGTGGATCCCGCCACCGGGCTCGTGACCGCGGCGTCCATCGGCGTGGCATCGATCATCGCCACAGTCGACGGCGTGTCGGGGAACGCGTTCGTCTACACGGGGACGACAAGCGCCTTCGACGGGAGCTGGCGCGGGAGCGCGGGGAGCGGGCGCACCTTCGCCATGACCGTCTCGTTAGGGCGCGTGGTCGCGGTCACGATCGCCCTCGGCACGCCGATCGGATCGCCGTGCGCCCTCAGCTACACGGCCTCGCCGCTCACCCTCATCAGCGGCAACGCCTTCTCCTTCACGACTTCGGGGGGGACCGCCTCGGCGACGGTGAGCGGCAACTTCCTGAGCACGCAGTCGGCGCAGGGGACGTACGGCACGGTGACCTTCGATCGCTACCTCTGCCCGCCCAACCTGCTGGTGACGGGGACGGTCCCTGGCGGGAGCTGGACGGCGGCGAAGCAGTAG
- a CDS encoding GyrI-like domain-containing protein has translation MRAPVPLQVHEVVTESVPAVVTCVTTTTDALAIAAAMTVGFGRLTQYVQRHGLEVSGAPRAIYTAYGNHRTTFTLALPIAPPAQPPLPWGAVRVDVLAAFDGWRFVHVGAYDTLPAMYARITQWLLARGVLSSESDWAHLLPMWEEYLGDLVHTPAERRVTNVYVPRPP, from the coding sequence ATGCGCGCGCCCGTCCCGCTCCAGGTGCACGAGGTGGTGACCGAATCGGTCCCCGCCGTCGTGACCTGCGTGACGACGACGACCGATGCCCTCGCCATCGCGGCCGCCATGACGGTCGGCTTTGGTCGCCTCACGCAATACGTGCAGCGACACGGGCTCGAGGTGAGCGGCGCTCCCCGCGCGATCTATACCGCCTACGGGAACCACCGCACGACGTTCACCCTCGCCCTCCCGATCGCCCCGCCGGCCCAGCCACCGCTCCCGTGGGGAGCGGTGCGCGTGGACGTGCTGGCGGCGTTCGACGGGTGGCGCTTCGTGCATGTAGGGGCGTACGACACGCTCCCGGCCATGTACGCCCGCATCACGCAGTGGCTGCTGGCGCGCGGCGTCCTGTCGTCCGAGAGCGACTGGGCGCACCTCCTCCCGATGTGGGAGGAGTATCTGGGCGATCTGGTGCACACGCCGGCGGAGCGGCGCGTGACCAACGTCTACGTGCCGCGTCCGCCCTAA
- a CDS encoding sigma-70 family RNA polymerase sigma factor, whose product MAPLLDLRNLPDADLVALAQEGREAAYRELVRRYERPVFSLIFRMVRDREVAEDLAQDTFIKVLNHIDKYRPEFKLSSWLFKIANNVAIDHLRKRQLDTVSIDGSPHAMSAAEQEATSFDVVARQESALEEMEAKELGSAIERAIKKLRPEYRACIMLRHVEGRSYEEIAATLDLPLGTVKTYIHRARHQLRDALEGLRE is encoded by the coding sequence ATGGCGCCTCTCCTCGATCTTCGCAACCTCCCGGATGCCGATCTCGTCGCGCTGGCCCAGGAAGGGCGAGAGGCGGCCTATCGGGAGTTGGTCCGACGGTATGAGCGCCCCGTCTTCTCCCTCATCTTCCGCATGGTGCGCGATCGCGAGGTCGCCGAAGACCTCGCGCAGGACACCTTCATCAAGGTCCTGAACCACATCGACAAGTACCGGCCGGAGTTCAAGCTCTCCAGCTGGCTCTTCAAGATCGCCAACAACGTCGCGATCGATCACCTCCGGAAACGGCAGCTCGACACCGTCTCCATCGACGGCTCGCCGCACGCCATGTCGGCCGCCGAACAGGAAGCCACGTCGTTCGACGTCGTGGCGCGACAGGAGTCGGCCCTCGAGGAGATGGAAGCCAAGGAACTCGGCTCGGCCATCGAACGGGCCATCAAGAAGCTCCGCCCCGAGTACCGCGCCTGCATCATGCTGCGTCATGTGGAGGGGCGCTCCTACGAGGAGATCGCCGCCACGCTCGACCTTCCATTGGGAACCGTCAAGACATACATCCACCGCGCTCGGCACCAGCTCCGGGACGCGCTTGAAGGATTGCGGGAATGA
- a CDS encoding SRPBCC family protein, giving the protein MPSYIVSSSARIAAPAARCYGVIADYRVGHPAIVPPRAFGPLVVEQGGVGAGTHIRFTMRALGQTRTVRGLVTEPEPGRLIVETYPESGVVTSFRVDSLGERECDVTIASTLPSAGGVRGVVERWFTRRFLLGVYREELGRLAAYVARTPSPEREAHVE; this is encoded by the coding sequence ATGCCGAGCTACATCGTTTCCTCCAGCGCACGCATCGCCGCCCCCGCCGCCCGCTGCTACGGCGTCATCGCCGACTACCGGGTTGGGCACCCGGCCATCGTCCCCCCGCGGGCCTTCGGGCCGCTGGTGGTGGAGCAGGGAGGGGTCGGGGCGGGGACGCATATCCGCTTCACCATGAGGGCACTCGGGCAGACGCGCACCGTGCGCGGACTTGTCACCGAGCCAGAACCGGGGCGCCTCATCGTCGAGACGTATCCCGAGTCCGGGGTGGTGACGAGCTTCCGGGTGGACTCGTTAGGCGAGCGCGAGTGCGACGTCACCATCGCCTCCACCCTGCCGTCGGCGGGCGGGGTTCGCGGTGTCGTCGAGCGCTGGTTCACGCGCCGCTTCCTACTCGGCGTGTATCGTGAGGAGCTGGGACGGCTCGCGGCGTACGTGGCCAGGACGCCGTCGCCGGAGCGCGAGGCGCACGTGGAATAG
- a CDS encoding L-lactate dehydrogenase yields MGWVGSSVAISLLHAGAARELLVYDLRQALAEGEAMDLAQGASFYPPATVRVADIAEMKERCDVIVIAAGRGAIPGGVDRLAALQHTVGIVRDLGAQLAGYGGLVIIVTNPVDVLTAVFADAAHMPPTRVIGTGTMLDTARLRQVMSVELGLEAQSIHAYVVGEHGDSEVVLWSTARVGATALRTWPGWDGSREAILAEQVRRAGYEIVNRKGATNHAIGLVTARLLRGILRGERQVLAISKVQEEGPYRGIALSLPTVVGGDGATLVVTPELSPEEGAALDRSSEVLRKALASVGHAT; encoded by the coding sequence ATGGGATGGGTCGGGTCGAGCGTCGCGATCTCGCTGCTGCACGCCGGGGCGGCGCGCGAACTGCTCGTGTACGACCTGCGACAGGCGTTGGCCGAGGGGGAGGCGATGGACCTCGCGCAGGGCGCGTCGTTCTATCCGCCAGCGACCGTACGCGTCGCCGACATCGCCGAGATGAAGGAGCGCTGCGACGTCATCGTCATCGCGGCGGGACGTGGCGCCATCCCCGGCGGTGTGGACCGGCTCGCCGCCTTGCAGCACACCGTGGGGATCGTGCGCGACCTCGGGGCGCAGCTCGCCGGCTACGGCGGGTTGGTCATCATCGTGACCAACCCCGTCGACGTCCTCACGGCGGTCTTTGCCGACGCGGCGCATATGCCCCCCACGCGGGTGATCGGGACCGGGACGATGCTCGACACGGCGCGCCTTCGGCAGGTGATGAGCGTAGAGTTGGGACTCGAGGCGCAGTCGATCCACGCGTATGTGGTGGGCGAGCACGGCGACTCGGAAGTCGTGCTCTGGTCCACCGCGCGCGTCGGGGCCACGGCGCTCCGCACCTGGCCGGGATGGGACGGCTCGCGCGAGGCAATCCTCGCCGAACAGGTGCGACGCGCCGGCTACGAGATCGTGAATCGCAAGGGGGCGACCAACCACGCCATCGGCCTCGTGACGGCTCGGTTACTGCGCGGCATCCTGCGCGGCGAGCGGCAGGTGCTCGCCATCAGCAAGGTGCAGGAGGAAGGACCCTACCGAGGGATTGCGCTCTCGCTCCCCACGGTGGTGGGAGGCGATGGTGCGACGCTGGTCGTGACGCCGGAGTTGTCGCCGGAGGAGGGGGCGGCGCTCGATCGGTCGTCGGAGGTGTTGCGGAAGGCGTTGGCGTCCGTGGGGCATGCGACCTAA
- a CDS encoding Nramp family divalent metal transporter, giving the protein MRPNAIRRLWRALGPGVVTGAADDDPSGITTYSIAGAQFGTSLLWTALITWPLMAAVQSMCARIGMVTGKGLTAALRHRFPRPLLVVASFALLVANTINIGADLSGMADAAELLSGVGSHVWVVIFAVAIGWATISLRYAAVARALKWLALALFAYVIAALRIGPDWGPVLRDTFTPRIPGGRDGWAMLVAILGTTISPYLFYWQTSQEVEEEKLGGRASEASRRGATPDELTNRRWDVGLGTLFSNVAMYFIILTTALTLHRAGITQPQSSREVAQALEPLAGRFSALLYTVGLVGTGVLAIPTLAGSAAYALAELFGWREGIDERFRGAPAFYTVFGLSLAAGVALDFAHVNPLRALFWTAVINGVLAPFLLLGILIAASDRTLMRGQPSLVITRVVVALAMLLMFGAAGAMFLL; this is encoded by the coding sequence ATGCGACCTAACGCCATCCGCCGCCTCTGGCGCGCGCTCGGCCCCGGCGTCGTGACGGGCGCGGCCGACGACGATCCGTCCGGCATCACCACGTACTCCATCGCCGGCGCCCAATTCGGCACCTCGCTCCTCTGGACGGCGCTGATCACCTGGCCGTTGATGGCCGCCGTCCAGTCGATGTGCGCGCGCATCGGGATGGTGACGGGGAAGGGGCTCACGGCAGCGCTCCGCCATCGCTTTCCCCGTCCGTTGCTCGTCGTGGCCAGCTTCGCGCTGCTCGTGGCCAACACGATCAACATCGGCGCCGACCTCTCCGGGATGGCCGATGCCGCCGAGTTGCTGTCCGGAGTTGGATCGCACGTGTGGGTGGTGATCTTCGCCGTGGCGATCGGATGGGCGACGATCTCGCTGCGCTACGCCGCCGTCGCGCGCGCCCTCAAGTGGCTCGCGCTCGCCCTCTTTGCCTATGTCATCGCGGCATTACGCATCGGCCCCGACTGGGGCCCGGTCCTGCGCGATACGTTCACGCCGCGCATCCCCGGCGGGCGCGACGGATGGGCGATGCTCGTCGCCATCCTCGGCACCACCATCAGTCCATACCTCTTCTACTGGCAGACGTCGCAGGAGGTGGAGGAGGAGAAGCTCGGCGGGCGCGCGTCCGAGGCGTCACGTCGTGGGGCCACGCCTGACGAGTTGACGAACCGCCGATGGGACGTCGGCCTGGGGACGCTCTTCTCCAACGTGGCGATGTACTTCATCATCCTCACCACGGCGCTCACGCTGCACCGCGCCGGCATCACGCAGCCGCAATCGAGTCGCGAGGTGGCGCAGGCGCTGGAGCCGCTCGCGGGACGCTTCTCCGCACTGCTGTACACGGTCGGTCTCGTGGGGACCGGTGTCCTTGCCATCCCGACGCTCGCCGGCTCGGCCGCGTATGCGCTGGCCGAACTGTTCGGGTGGCGCGAGGGGATCGACGAGCGCTTTCGTGGCGCCCCGGCCTTCTATACGGTCTTCGGGCTCTCGCTGGCAGCCGGAGTCGCGCTCGACTTCGCGCACGTCAATCCGTTGCGGGCGCTCTTCTGGACCGCGGTGATCAACGGCGTCCTCGCCCCCTTCCTCCTGCTGGGCATCCTCATCGCCGCCTCCGATCGCACGCTGATGCGGGGGCAGCCCAGCCTCGTGATCACGCGCGTGGTCGTGGCGCTGGCGATGCTGCTGATGTTTGGGGCCGCGGGGGCGATGTTCCTGCTCTGA
- a CDS encoding ubiquinone/menaquinone biosynthesis methyltransferase, giving the protein MTSTDLDAVEARAAAEGGAVKRAYVRRIFSEIAPRYDLLNHLLSFNVDKRWRAKAIRELGWTRVPDGTYLDLCAGTLDVGTQLLKDAGFRGFVLGTDFALPMLQAGVGKAPRERLSPVNGDALELPYRDNALDGAIVAFGIRNLADLGAGLREVRRVLKPGARFVILEFSTPRSALVRTGYHAYFHNILPWIGGVISGHKTAYKYLPQSVANFPVQDQLAQKMRDAGYVDVRYRDLTFGVAAIHVGTK; this is encoded by the coding sequence ATGACCTCGACCGATCTCGATGCGGTAGAGGCGCGCGCCGCCGCAGAAGGGGGCGCCGTCAAGCGGGCCTATGTCCGCCGCATCTTTTCGGAGATCGCCCCGCGCTACGATCTCCTCAATCACCTCCTGAGCTTCAACGTCGACAAGCGGTGGCGCGCCAAGGCCATCCGCGAGTTGGGGTGGACCCGTGTCCCTGACGGGACGTACCTGGATCTCTGCGCCGGGACGCTCGACGTGGGGACGCAGCTGCTCAAGGACGCGGGATTCCGCGGCTTCGTCCTCGGCACCGACTTCGCCCTCCCCATGCTGCAGGCCGGGGTGGGGAAGGCGCCGCGCGAGCGCCTGTCGCCGGTGAACGGCGACGCCCTGGAGCTCCCGTATCGCGACAATGCGCTCGACGGCGCCATCGTCGCCTTCGGGATCCGCAACCTGGCCGATCTGGGGGCGGGGCTTCGTGAAGTACGCCGCGTCCTCAAGCCCGGCGCGCGCTTCGTGATCCTGGAGTTCTCCACCCCACGGAGCGCCCTCGTCCGCACCGGCTACCACGCCTACTTCCACAACATCCTCCCGTGGATCGGCGGCGTGATCAGCGGCCACAAGACGGCGTACAAGTACCTGCCACAGTCGGTGGCTAACTTCCCGGTGCAGGACCAGCTCGCGCAGAAGATGCGCGACGCGGGGTATGTCGATGTGCGCTATCGCGACCTGACGTTCGGGGTGGCCGCGATTCACGTGGGCACCAAGTGA
- a CDS encoding menaquinone biosynthesis decarboxylase encodes MAINDFQQFLDEIEKAGELVRITHPVSVHLELCEIADRVSKRPGGGQALLFEHPVLRDGTRASMPVLINAFGSYRRMALSLGVDDLDEIGRRITQMMDLKVPDGFLSKLSLLPRLLEIAKFPPRMKSGSAPCQEVVWKGKDIDLDKLPILTCWPEDRGPYITLTAVTSKDPKRGIRNVGMYRVQQLGKDTVAMHWQRHKVGAAHWREMAERGEKMPVCIIVGADPASVFSASAPLPPNIDEFLFAGFLRKEPVKLVKALTCDLDVPWDAEIVIEGEIDPSEALVVEGPFGDHTGFYSEADLYPKVHVKAVTMKKNAVYGTTIVGRPPMEDFYLGHATERIFLPLLKLTTPEIVDYHMPAEGIFHNLVFVSIDKQYPGHAYKVMNALWGAGLMSLAKVLVVVDKEVNVRNPQEAWWIALNNIDPERDTRFTMGPVDVLDHASRAFTYGSKMGIDATRKWPEEGFTRNWPKIIEMDEATKRRVDAMWPKLGLGDGR; translated from the coding sequence ATGGCCATCAACGATTTTCAGCAGTTCCTCGACGAGATCGAAAAGGCGGGTGAACTCGTCCGCATCACGCACCCCGTCAGTGTGCACCTCGAGCTCTGCGAGATCGCCGATCGCGTCTCCAAGAGGCCCGGCGGCGGTCAGGCGCTCCTCTTCGAGCACCCGGTGCTGCGCGACGGGACCAGGGCGTCGATGCCGGTGCTCATCAACGCCTTCGGCTCGTACCGTCGCATGGCCCTCTCGTTAGGGGTCGACGACCTCGACGAGATCGGGCGACGCATCACGCAGATGATGGACCTCAAGGTGCCGGACGGCTTCCTGTCGAAGCTCTCCCTCCTCCCGCGCCTCCTCGAGATCGCCAAGTTCCCGCCGCGGATGAAAAGCGGGAGCGCCCCCTGCCAGGAAGTGGTCTGGAAGGGGAAGGACATCGACCTCGACAAGCTCCCGATCCTCACCTGCTGGCCAGAGGACCGCGGTCCGTACATCACGCTGACCGCCGTGACCTCCAAGGATCCGAAGCGGGGGATTCGCAACGTCGGGATGTACCGCGTGCAGCAACTCGGCAAGGACACCGTCGCCATGCACTGGCAGCGCCACAAGGTGGGCGCAGCGCATTGGCGCGAGATGGCCGAGCGTGGCGAGAAGATGCCGGTCTGCATCATCGTCGGCGCCGATCCGGCGTCGGTCTTCTCCGCCTCGGCGCCGCTCCCGCCCAACATCGACGAGTTCCTCTTCGCCGGCTTCCTGCGCAAGGAGCCGGTCAAGCTCGTGAAGGCGCTCACCTGCGACCTCGACGTCCCGTGGGACGCCGAGATCGTGATCGAGGGAGAGATCGACCCGTCGGAGGCGCTGGTGGTGGAGGGGCCGTTCGGCGACCACACGGGCTTCTACTCGGAGGCCGACCTGTACCCCAAGGTGCACGTGAAGGCGGTCACGATGAAGAAGAACGCCGTCTATGGCACCACCATCGTCGGCAGGCCGCCGATGGAGGACTTCTATCTCGGCCACGCCACGGAGCGCATCTTCCTCCCGCTGCTCAAGCTCACCACGCCGGAGATCGTCGACTATCACATGCCGGCCGAGGGGATCTTCCACAACCTCGTCTTCGTGTCGATCGACAAGCAGTATCCGGGGCACGCCTACAAGGTGATGAACGCGTTGTGGGGGGCGGGGCTCATGTCGCTGGCCAAGGTGCTCGTCGTGGTCGACAAGGAAGTGAACGTGCGCAACCCGCAGGAAGCGTGGTGGATCGCGCTCAACAACATCGACCCCGAGCGCGATACGCGCTTCACGATGGGGCCGGTGGATGTGCTCGATCACGCCTCGCGCGCCTTTACCTACGGCAGCAAGATGGGGATCGACGCCACGCGCAAATGGCCCGAGGAAGGGTTCACGCGCAACTGGCCCAAGATCATCGAGATGGACGAGGCGACCAAACGCCGAGTGGATGCGATGTGGCCGAAGCTCGGGCTGGGAGACGGGAGGTGA